The following proteins come from a genomic window of Henningerozyma blattae CBS 6284 chromosome 4, complete genome:
- the TBLA0D02830 gene encoding uncharacterized protein, translating into MSLENSIISIPEDSVGQNDSKLISIPVEFEEFNILKKFNKHSNHSLKGLQYGHICARQTYLQEELEKLPKLKNDGSNYNDWKKNLNALIEINPFLPIIFNEQDVDQTNEKEMGLLTVLKKLFIFGVKESFEDFNEFENLSTFKSLKLTPISEIWNCKELLETIDKMFIFLEKVISIDTFDNFFASSFISQKLVGDFNNVTTQAIGRRFINTFNEIDTIYLDIWLTSNIFGPILSLRGDDGRLLNSSKSFKKQLVKKINEFSIKDSSPTTVSEDLFQRIKVYLELFKKFNEDKNNYANDKMIQHTGSPEIKYKAINLKKKHINQKNILTNNQQTRSTTFVRPKEVTTNTEQKILIIEQGKSKFTVRAIYSINEKNELETQQNPFLSKQNNLLQGLDIEQGKKLLKKSTNLKLKGSGNNYLGSAFY; encoded by the coding sequence atgtctcttgaaaattcaataatatccATTCCTGAAGATTCGGTTGGACAAAATGATTCGAAGTTAATCTCAATACCagttgaatttgaagaattcaatatattgaagaaatttaataaacataGCAATCATTCTTTGAAAGGCTTACAGTATGGCCATATTTGTGCAAGACAAACTTATCTACAggaagaattagaaaaattaccTAAACTAAAAAATGATGGTTCAAATTATAACGATTGGAAGAAAAATCTAAATGCATTAATTGAGATAAATCCCTTCTTGCccataatttttaatgagCAAGATGTAGACCaaacaaatgaaaaagaaatgggTCTCTTAactgttttaaaaaaattatttatttttgggGTTAAAGAATCATTTGAAGACTTTAACGAATTTGAAAACCTATCAACTTTTAAGAGTCTAAAATTGACTCCAATTTCAGAAATTTGGAAttgtaaagaattattagaaactATTGACAAgatgtttatatttttagaaaaagtaATCTCAATTGATacttttgataatttttttgcttcCTCTTTTATTTCTCAAAAGTTGGTAGGGGATTTCAATAATGTTACAACACAAGCAATAGGACGAAGATTTATCAACacatttaatgaaattgataCAATATATCTTGATATTTGGCTAacttctaatatttttggtCCAATCTTGTCATTAAGAGGTGATGATGGGAGACTTCTAAATTCCTCTAAATCCTTTAAAAAACAACTagtaaagaaaattaacGAATTCTCGATAAAAGATTCTTCCCCTACAACAGTTTCTGAAGATTtatttcaaagaattaaagTATACTTAGagttatttaaaaaatttaatgaagataAGAACAATTATGCTAACGATAAAATGATTCAGCATACTGGCTCACCAGAAATTAAGTATAAAGctataaatttgaaaaagaagcatatcaatcaaaaaaatatcttaaCCAACAATCAGCAAACAAGATCAACAACATTTGTACGACCAAAAGAAGTCACCACCAATACTGAACAAAAAATACTCATTATTGAACAGGGAAAATCTAAATTCACAGTTAGAGCAATATATAGTATTAATgagaaaaatgaattagaaactCAGCAAAATCcttttttatcaaaacaaaataatcttCTCCAAGGCTTAGATATCGAACAAGGAAAGAAATTGCTTAAAAAGTCaactaatttaaaattaaagggTAGTGGCAATAATTATCTTGGTTCAGCTTTTTATTAA
- the TBLA0D02820 gene encoding uncharacterized protein gives MIERENQNLILQKFSDTIFTTNDAKISIPLAEQTRLEELNSQDQKSEINKGDKNDILKKVDTTSKYSCESLQYAYKCSNDTYLKYNLDALPKLKADGSNYLIWKKSVAIICETNPFLTIAFNENKVDYNNANEVAICMIFKNLFTTGIRNSLEDVQVRESLYDLNCTDILKTISDIYKTKDDEIRQKTHELEEAQNNSLKKEFDDTFILLNYFGDEDLMQKKGEVFLQNLDKAYEKYSKLLIPVCLFGFLLTIKTHDGSIPVSSEKFKLHLMKTIKQTSLKENIEPLENIKSLLSLFREFNSNSDNYKDDMKDAATSNLSKENALDNSALAKSLKVSDEPKENTEINNSQLCMVQEERGLCPENKEVYPEVAKRIYSTKTVDRYIKALKANKKSFHVSISGNFTRSQIVKLFMENRICPICGMYPLNLEQSLCYSSKDRKHHEFI, from the coding sequence ATGATTGAAAgagaaaatcaaaatttaatacttcaaaaattttcagACACAATTTTTACAACTAATGATgctaaaatttcaattccaTTAGCTGAACAAACGAGACTAGAAGAACTAAATTCTCAAGATCAGAAATCTGAGATTAACAAGGGggataaaaatgatattctaaaaaaagTTGATACAACAAGTAAATATTCTTGCGAAAGCTTGCAATATGCTTACAAATGTTCAAACGATAcctatttgaaatataacTTAGATGCATTACCAAAATTGAAAGCTGATGGTTCAAACTATTTAATCTGGAAAAAAAGTGTTGCAATTATCTGTGAAACTAATCCTTTTTTGACAATCGCATTCAATGAGAATAAAGTAGATTATAACAATGCAAATGAAGTAGCAATATGTatgatattcaaaaatttatttacaacTGGAATTAGAAATTCGTTAGAAGATGTCCAAGTAAGAGAATCTCTGTACGATTTAAATTGTACAGACATTTTGAAAACTATTAGCGATATCTATAAAACTAAGGATGATGAAATTAGACAAAAAACGCACGAGCTAGAGGAAGcacaaaataattcattgaagaaagaatttgatgatACGTTTATTTTACTAAACTATTTTGGAGATGAAGATTTAATGCAAAAGAAAGGAGAAGTATTTTTGCAAAATTTAGATAAGGCATATGAAAAATACTCAAAACTTTTAATTCCCGTATGTCTCTTTGGATTTTTATTGACAATTAAAACACACGATGGATCAATACCAGTATCCTCagaaaaattcaagttACATTTAATGAAAACCATCAAACAAACATCccttaaagaaaatatagaaCCTCTAGAGAAtataaaatcattattaagtCTGTTCAGGGAATTTAACTCAAATTCGGATAACTATAAAGATGACATGAAAGATGCTGCCACTTCAAATTTGTCAAAAGAGAATGCACTTGATAACTCTGCTCTAGCTAAGTCTTTAAAAGTTAGTGATGAGCCGAAAGAAAATACTGAGATAAATAATTCACAACTCTGTATGGTACAAGAAGAGCGCGGACTTTGCCCTGAAAATAAGGAAGTTTATCCTGAGGTAgcaaaaagaatatattctaCAAAAACTGTTGATCGTTATATCAAAGCTTTGAAGGCAAATAAGAAATCATTCCATGTCTCAATATCAGGAAATTTTACTAGATCTCAAATTGTTAAACTGTTTATGGAAAATCGTATTTGCCCAATATGTGGAATGTACCCATTAAATCTTGAGCAAAGCTTGTGTTATAGCTCAAAAGACAGAAAACACcatgaatttatttaa
- the RAD1 gene encoding ssDNA endodeoxyribonuclease RAD1 (similar to Saccharomyces cerevisiae RAD1 (YPL022W); ancestral locus Anc_8.473) → MSSLFVHDSEDEELQLELSRQLEESNNSEQIAESFEKDKIQGSGILKETKKSSTLTNLHEELDSRVIVDQPLYPLIPNAPLQDVSLKPNIDDIRPVNLILNLPLDFQQKIVENVLISDNPLLIIGKGLGINAIVANLLHVLSTPTVINKQRKRSLVLVLNASIDDNRIISEQLQELNWLAESNYESTNKLSNLAEIIDNERPFNVVTADSLSVEKRRQLYLSGGVVSVTSRILIVDLLSGIVHPDNITGMIVLNSETLKEYSNESFILEIYRSKNKWGFIKAFSESAEAFTMEFSPLMKKMKDLRLKNVLLWPRFRVEISSALNIVKEKEISKVIEVRISPTNSMNQIQFGLVECLKKCIAELNRKNPELARDWWTPEHMLENSFLKSIDSVMMPNWHRISYESKQLIKDIRFLINLTKALLTTDAVDFYEEIQLSLDANKPSVSRKYTESPWLMADESQLVISYAKKRIFNKSEYLLEELPKWEQLKDILEDIEYNKLHRNIQGPTLIMCSNNYISSQLSRLLSYSHKKNGIRKMMMRKLQVYKQRREERLNMVKELKNKEIQSTQLNVSTTFAKEKIVTKRRRTRGAAAVAAVERLRSAGIGESIDEIIDDFDYERETVYEQDDNILFISEENDDELYFLDEDEVSRTKATNITKEIWEERVSEFEYIPTSDEVIIEKFANINDVSFLQEIMPSFIIMYEPDLTFIRKAELYKKINQHNSPQIYFMYYGDSIEEQNYLTSIKREKDAFSKLIRENAMLAHHFEADEDLSHFKNLAERKLKLNRLRRSNTRVAGGQAGLQDYTQDIVIVDSREFNASLPGLLFRFGVRVIPCMLTVGDYIISPDICIERKSISDLIGSLQNNRLISQCKKMSKHYKYPTLLIEFDTNQSFSLEPFSERRNYRNNQLSTTHPISSKLSQDEIQMKISKLVIKFPNLKIIWSSSPLQTVNILLELKLGREQPDPNLSMDIGTRTKSSSKDQSKSSKENDLTRLLQIPGISDIDYFNIKKKVKTFAKLKKLSEAQLAEMLGDVNLAEKINTFLVMENEEFAKDGDLNLFNSI, encoded by the coding sequence ATGAGTAGCTTATTTGTTCATGATtcagaagatgaagaattacaaTTAGAACTATCTAGACAATTAGAGGAGTCAAATAATTCTGAACAAATTGCAGAGTCGTTTGAAAAGGATAAAATACAAGGGAGTGGAATCTTAAAAGAAACTAAAAAGTCATCAACCTTGACCAATCTTCATGAAGAACTTGATTCAAGAGTCATTGTAGACCAACCATTATATCCACTCATACCAAATGCTCCCTTACAAGATGTTAGTTTAAAACCAAATATCGATGACATTAGGCCAGTCAAtcttattttaaatttgccTTTAGATTTCCAGCAAAAAATTGTGGAGAatgttttaatatcagaTAACCCATTGTTAATCATTGGGAAGGGATTAGGTATCAACGCCATTGTAGCTAACTTACTTCATGTTTTATCAACGCCGACAGTCATTAATAAGCAACGAAAAAGATCATTAGTTTTAGTGTTAAATGCTAGTATTGATGACAATCGTATCATTTCCGaacaattacaagaattGAACTGGCTAGCTGAAAGTAATTATGAGTCAACAAATAAACTCAGTAACTTAGCTGAAATTATAGATAATGAAAGGCCGTTTAATGTAGTAACGGCCGACTCGTTGAGTGTAGAGAAAAGACGTCAACTATACTTATCAGGGGGGGTTGTTAGTGTAACATCAAGAATTTTGATAGTAGATTTACTGTCCGGTATTGTACATCCAGATAATATCACAGGTATGATTGTCTTAAATTCAGaaactttaaaagaatattcaaatgaatCCTTTATTTTGGAGATTTATagatctaaaaataaatgggGATTTATTAAAGCATTTTCAGAATCCGCAGAAGCATTTACCATGGAATTTTCTccattaatgaaaaagatgaaagatttacgtttaaaaaatgttttattatGGCCTAGATTTAGAGTTGAAATTTCATCTGCCCTTAATATagttaaagaaaaagaaataagtAAAGTTATTGAAGTAAGAATTTCACCAACAAATTCAATGAATCAAATACAATTTGGATTAGTAGAATGCTTGAAGAAATGTATTGCTGAACTGAATAGAAAAAATCCTGAATTGGCTCGTGATTGGTGGACTCCAGAACATATGTTAGAAAACagttttttaaaatcaattgacTCTGTAATGATGCCTAACTGGCATCGAATCTCCTATGAATCAAAACAATTAATCAAAGATATAAGATTTCTAATAAACTTAACTAAGGCTTTATTAACAACTGATGCGGTAGATTTTTATGAGGAAATCCAACTCAGTCTAGATGCAAATAAACCATCAGTTTCTAGAAAATATACTGAGTCACCTTGGTTAATGGCTGATGAGTCACAATTAGTAATATCATATGCAAAAAAGAGGATATTTAACAAAAGTGAATACCTTTTGGAAGAACTTCCTAAATGGGAGCAATTGAAGGATATATTAgaagatattgaatataataaattgcATCGTAATATTCAAGGGCCAACACTTATAATGTGTTCAAATAATTACATATCATCTCAATTATCAAGATTATTGAGCTACTctcataaaaaaaatggtattAGGAAAATGATGATGCGTAAGTTACAAGTTTACAAGCAAAGAAGAGAAGAAAGATTAAATATGGtgaaagaattgaaaaataaggAGATACAATCTACTCAACTAAATGTCAGTACAACATTtgcaaaagaaaaaattgtaacAAAGCGTAGAAGAACAAGAGGGGCAGCCGCCGTAGCAGCTGTTGAACGCCTGCGAAGTGCAGGGATTGGCGAAAGCATTGATGAAATCATTGATGATTTCGATTATGAAAGGGAAACTGTATATGAACAGGATGATAATATCCTGTTCATATCcgaagaaaatgatgacGAACTATATTTCCTCGATGAGGATGAGGTATCTCGAACAAAGGCTACAAATATTACCAAAGAAATTTGGGAAGAACGTGTTTctgaatttgaatatattcCAACGTCAGATGAagtaataattgaaaaatttgcGAACATTAATGATGTTTCGTTTTTACAGGAAATAATGCCTtcctttattattatgtatGAACCTGATTTAACCTTCATAAGAAAGGCAGAGTTGtacaaaaaaatcaatcaaCACAATTCTCctcaaatatatttcatgTATTACGGTGATAGCATAGAAGAACAAAACTACCTAACTTCAATTAAAAGAGAAAAGGACGCTTTTTCGAAGTTGATTAGAGAAAATGCAATGCTTGCACATCATTTCGAAGCTGATGAAGATCTATCTcactttaaaaatttggCAGAGcgtaaattaaaattaaacagGTTAAGGAGATCAAATACTAGAGTTGCAGGAGGTCAAGCTGGTTTACAGGATTACACCCAGGATATTGTCATTGTAGACTCCCGTGAATTCAATGCTTCTTTGCCAGGTTTACTGTTTAGATTTGGTGTTCGAGTAATTCCATGTATGCTTACGGTTGGTGATTACATTATCAGTCCTGATATTTGTATAGAGAGAAAATCTATTTCAGATCTTATTGGGTCCTTACAGAATAATAGATTAATATCACaatgtaaaaaaatgtCAAAACATTACAAATATCCTACACTTCTCATTGAGTTCGACACAAATCAATCTTTTTCATTGGAACCATTTAgtgaaagaagaaattatagGAACAATCAATTATCTACAACTCATCCCATCTCTTCAAAGTTATCACAAGATGAGATTCAGATGAAGATCTCAAAGTTAGTAATTAAATTTCCTAacttaaaaattatttggtCATCTTCCCCTCTTCAAACTGTCAATATCTTACTTGAATTGAAGCTAGGTAGAGAACAGCCTGATCCCAACCTATCCATGGATATTGGGACAAGAACTAAATCATCCAGCAAAGATCAATCAAAATCATCGAAAGAAAATGATCTTACAAGGTTATTACAGATTCCAGGTATTTCtgatattgattattttaatataaaaaagaagGTTAAAACATTTgcaaaattaaagaaattatcgGAGGCACAACTAGCTGAAATGCTGGGTGACGTAAATCTAGCAGAGAAGATTAACACTTTCTTGGTTATGGAGAATGAAGAGTTTGCTAAGGATGGAGATCTGAATCTATTTAACAGTATATAA
- the PRP28 gene encoding mRNA splicing protein PRP28 (similar to Saccharomyces cerevisiae PRP28 (YDR243C); ancestral locus Anc_8.469): MARPIDINKLLATKSKKENITGNEVIRKPISSRNSTIISTSSNQASYPGDYENLQFKPKKRIAIDSGEMPYQNKDSNVSNHIPKKRKFQFEWEEEEDSSINYKPIVSVEYNRLFKNINSSELDTLERAYIGKHWSEKSWEEMTDRDWRIFREDFNISTKGSNAEQPLRYWNEKGLMPDIVLDIIKKELKFEEPSAIQRVAIPNISSKKTPKRDFLGIASTGSGKTLAFVLPIICSLIKSSPRIPLLKIKNGPKALILAPTRELAQQCQQEASNILKYIFERDPSLNFNSVSVIGGHSIQEQLQDLRNGADILIATPGRLIDVLESHMTVFSDLDFLVLDEADRMVDLGFEDQLLTILTHIQKASTILNIQTIMFTATMSPKIEKIANRYLKKPVYATIGNATSTEPQIEQIVDYAANEDVKFKKLLEYVSNFPSPIIIFINYKRTADWLVDKFYQETTFRVTTIHGSKSQEQREQALNNLRSGKAHILIATNVAARGIDIPNVSLVVNYQMPLKFEDYIHRIGRTGRASQKGTAVTLLGNEEDSQIIEELYRYMKEHDVTKSNNFPNSILKLYDLVNHTDMRDNIIY, translated from the coding sequence ATGGCAAGACCAATTGACATTAACAAATTACTAGCTACCAAAAgcaaaaaggaaaatattaCAGGAAATGAAGTTATAAGGAAGCCTATTTCTTCACGGAACTCTACAATAATATCTACCTCTTCAAATCAAGCTAGTTATCCTGGAGATTATGAGAACCTACAATTCAAACCGAAGAAAAGGATCGCCATTGATTCTGGGGAGATGCCATATCAAAATAAGGATTCAAATGTTTCAAATCATATACCTaagaaaaggaaatttcaatttgaaTGGGAAGAGGAGGAAGATTCAtctataaattataaaccTATAGTGAGCGTAGAATATAACAGGctgtttaaaaatataaattcatCAGAACTTGATACCCTTGAGAGAGCTTATATTGGTAAGCATTGGTCTGAAAAATCATGGGAAGAGATGACAGATCGTGATTGGAGAATCTTTCGTgaagattttaatataagTACAAAGGGAAGCAACGCTGAGCAGCCACTTAGATATTGGAATGAAAAAGGATTGATGCCTGACATTGTTTTagatataataaagaaagagCTTAAATTTGAGGAACCGTCAGCCATCCAACGTGTTGCAATCCCGAATATATCCTCCAAGAAGACTCCAAAAAGAGATTTTCTTGGAATTGCATCCACTGGTTCTGGTAAAACATTGGCCTTTGTACTTCCTATTATTTGTTCCTTAATAAAGTCTTCTCCAAGAATacctttattaaaaattaaaaatggtCCTAAGGCCTTAATATTAGCTCCAACAAGAGAATTAGCTCAGCAGTGTCAGCAAGAAGCTTCtaacattttaaaatatatatttgaaagagATCCCTCTCTAAACTTTAATTCAGTCTCTGTAATAGGTGGGCATTCAATCCAAGAACAACTTCAAGATTTGAGAAATGGAGCTGATATATTGATTGCCACCCCAGGCCGTCTAATTGATGTTTTGGAATCCCATATGACGGTGTTTAGCGATCTCGACTTTCTTGTTCTAGATGAGGCTGACCGAATGGTTGATTTAGGATTTGAAGACCAATTACTAACCATTCTTACACATATACAAAAAGCATCAACAatcttaaatattcaaactATTATGTTTACAGCAACGATGTCACCcaagattgaaaaaattgcgAATCggtatttaaaaaaaccTGTATATGCTACAATTGGTAATGCGACTTCAACAGAGCCTCAAATTGAACAAATTGTAGATTATGCAGCAAATGAAGATgtgaaatttaaaaaactaTTAGAGTATGTTTCCAATTTTCCATCACcgattattatttttattaattataaacGAACTGCTGATTGGTTAGTAGATAAATTTTACCAGGAAACAACTTTTAGAGTGACAACCATACATGGTTCGAAATCTCAGGAGCAAAGAGAACAAGCTTTGAATAATTTGCGCAGTGGAAAGGCTCATATCTTGATTGCTACGAATGTAGCTGCTAGGGGTATTGATATTCCAAATGTATCTTTGGTCGTTAATTATCAGATGCCTCTCAAATTTGAAGACTATATACATAGAATTGGTAGAACTGGTCGTGCATCTCAAAAAGGTACTGCTGTTACTCTCTTGggtaatgaagaagatagTCAGATTATTGAGGAGCTGTATAGGTATATGAAAGAGCATGACGtaacaaaatcaaataactTTCCTAATTCTATcttaaaattatatgatCTTGTAAATCACACAGACATGAGGgacaatattatatattaa
- the CWC2 gene encoding active spliceosome conformation promoter CWC2 (similar to Saccharomyces cerevisiae CWC2 (YDL209C); ancestral locus Anc_8.466) yields the protein MSKATKSWKDKSAIIQVNEKDLPSSTPPQTGLTFNVWYNKWSQGNTGNRRFVNKYRLEPSSHSGITLGDKSSNVFFCLYFAKGMCSLGKKCQYKHHIPEDSDSIALLMKSDILDCFGREKFADYRDDMSGIGSFRKKNRTLYIGGITGAINNKELKPSQIESRLRYMFSRLGLLDRLRYLENKNCAFIKFKNQCNAEFAKEVMSNQTLLIPSDKEWDERNEGTGLLVKWANDDPDTAAQKREREEQAKTALNAMINVINKEQDNDTVLKKRRLELQDSKSSFGPIFDDIVLEKVRAKFRRSSEFKS from the coding sequence atGAGTAAAGCTACTAAAAGTTGGAAAGATAAGTCTGCAATAATTCAGGTAAATGAAAAAGACCTCCCGTCCTCGACTCCGCCACAAACAGGCCTTACCTTTAATGTTTGGTACAATAAATGGTCACAAGGTAATACAGGTAACCGAAGGTTTGTGAACAAGTATCGTCTAGAACCTTCAAGCCATTCTGGGATCACCTTAGGTGATAAGAGTAgtaatgtatttttttgtctttatTTTGCAAAAGGAATGTGTTCTTTGGGGAAAAAATGCCAATATAAACATCATATTCCAGAAGACTCTGATTCTATAGCATTGCTAATGAAGTCTGATATATTGGATTGTTTTGGAAGAGAGAAATTTGCCGATTATCGAGATGACATGAGTGGTATTGGATCattcagaaaaaaaaatagaaccCTCTATATTGGTGGAATAACTGGTGCAATAAATAACAAGGAGTTAAAACCGTCTCAAATTGAAAGCCGTCTAAGATATATGTTTTCTAGGTTGGGACTTTTAGATAGATTAAGGTATCTagagaataaaaattgtgcattcataaaatttaaaaaccAATGCAATGCAGAGTTTGCCAAGGAAGTAATGTCCAATCAAACATTACTGATTCCGTCCGATAAAGAATGGGATGAAAGAAATGAAGGTACAGGCTTATTAGTTAAATGGGCTAATGATGATCCTGACACTGCGGCTCAAAAGAGAGAGCGCGAAGAGCAAGCAAAGACGGCACTAAATGCAATGATTAACgtaataaataaagagCAGGATAATGATActgttttgaaaaagagAAGACTAGAACTCCAAGATTCAAAGTCCTCCTTTGGACCTATATTTGATGATATTGTGCTAGAAAAAGTAAGGGCTAAGTTTAGGAGGTCTTCAGAGTTTAAGTCTTAA
- the MET12 gene encoding methylenetetrahydrofolate reductase (NAD(P)H) MET12 (similar to Saccharomyces cerevisiae MET12 (YPL023C); ancestral locus Anc_8.474) has translation MNIIQQSTPINASRKITELYKERTSPCVSLEFFPPKTEPGKRNLLDRIGRMSALEPLFVTVTWAAGGTAADKTLELSTIIQQDLNIPVCMHLTCTNMDKTIIDEALEVCKRIGIRNILALRGDPPSGDDWLDFQMDQECDNFRYASDLVRYIKKNYDDYFCIGVAAYPEGHYGTDDDDTDADMEIKQDPIKDLPYLKEKIEAGADFVITQLFYDVDNFLKFEQVFREQIQNDSILLFPGLMPINSFLLFNRAAKLSHATIPSSILDQFPVEIQNDDNIVKSIGIKILINIIEEIYAKTNGRINCFHFFTLNLEKAIAQIVAKSTTLSSILEDSNVSDNHSTMPQIHRQPQPQSQLNNFPHTVSNTELNESRNTDNDEDLILIDAEEDNSNNNRVTNGTTSTTYLEENKKRRRRRSSSTINYNDNDDNSRTTINRNSIPHNMNSTSNAININHSNMPSRKVLISISQGSGTLGRNATWDEFPNGRFGDSRSPAYGEIDGYGPSLKVSYKKAIELWGKPLNFDDIKNIFIKYLEGSIDSLPWSDLGLSPETGLIQEELIELNEMGYLTLSSQPATNGTSSTDKIFGWGPAHGVVYQKAFIEMFISKNQWDTILKPKLDRYGSSKYTYYVGDVNGKFDSHQTYDSENNEYPNGNSDGSSSVVTWGVFPNSEIIQSTIIEEESFKAWRDEAFAIWLEWIKLFPINSPTRIFLNKLRNEFCLVSIVHHDFIKTDELWEMLLE, from the coding sequence ATGAATATTATACAACAGTCCACCCCAATAAATGCTTCGAGGAAAATTACTGAGCTTTATAAAGAACGAACCTCACCATGTGTATCATTGGAATTTTTCCCACCAAAAACTGAACCTGGTAAAAGGAATTTGTTAGATCGTATTGGTAGAATGTCTGCCTTAGAACCCTTATTTGTAACAGTAACATGGGCAGCAGGTGGAACTGCAGCAGATAAAACATTAGAATTATCTACTATTATTCAACAAGATCTAAATATTCCAGTTTGTATGCATTTAACCTGTACCAATATGGATAAAACTATTATTGACGAAGCGTTAGAGGTTTGCAAAAGAATTGGTATCAGGAATATATTGGCATTAAGAGGTGATCCACCAAGCGGTGATGATTGGCTAGATTTTCAAATGGATCAAGAATGTGATAATTTCAGATATGCATCAGACTTAGTAcgatatattaaaaaaaattacgaCGATTATTTTTGCATTGGTGTTGCAGCCTATCCAGAAGGTCATTATGGAACTGACGATGATGATACTGATGCAGATATGGAAATTAAACAAGATCCTATAAAAGATTTACCATACTTGAAAGAGAAAATTGAAGCAGGTGCTGATTTTGTAATTACTCAATTATTTTACGATGTTGACaactttttaaaattcGAACAGGTATTTCGTgaacaaattcaaaacGATAGTATCTTATTATTCCCGGGATTGATGCCAATAAATTCCTTCTTACTATTCAATAGAGCAGCGAAACTTTCACATGCGACTATTCCTTCTAGCATATTAGATCAATTTCCTGTAGAAATCCAAAACGATGATAATATTGTTAAATCTATTggtattaaaatattaataaatataatcgAGGAGATTTATGCCAAAACAAATGGTAGAATTAATTGCTTCCATTTCTTCACCTTAAACTTAGAGAAGGCCATTGCTCAAATTGTTGCAAAATCTACCACATTGTCAAGTATATTAGAAGATTCTAATGTTAGCGATAATCATTCTACTATGCCACAAATCCATCGTCAACCACAACCACAATCACAACTGAATAATTTTCCACACACTGTTAGCAATACTGAATTGAATGAATCTAGGAATAcagataatgatgaagatcTTATATTAATTGATGCCGAAGAagataatagtaataataatcgtGTCACTAATGGTACTACCAGTACTACTTATTTAgaggaaaataaaaagagaagaagaagaagatcgAGTTCAACTATAAActataatgataatgacgATAACTCTAGAACTACTATTAATCGAAATTCCATTCCACATAATATGAACTCCACGTCTAATgcaattaatataaatcattcaaatatGCCATCGAGAAAAGTATTGATATCTATTTCGCAAGGTTCTGGTACTCTTGGACGTAATGCTACATGGGATGAATTTCCAAATGGTAGATTTGGTGACTCTAGATCACCTGCGTATGGTGAGATTGATGGTTATGGTCCAAGTTTAAAAGTTAGTTATAAAAAAGCCATTGAATTATGGGGGAAGCCATTGAATTTCGATGAtattaagaatatatttattaaatatttagaagGATCAATTGATTCGTTACCTTGGAGTGATTTAGGTCTTTCACCTGAAACTGGCTTAATTCAAGAAGAAttgattgaattaaatgaaatggGATATTTAACATTGTCATCTCAACCTGCTACAAATGGTACATCAAGCAcagataaaatatttggttGGGGTCCAGCGCATGGTGTTGTTTATCAAAAGGCATTTATTGAAATGTTTATATCAAAGAATCAATGGGATACGATTTTAAAACCAAAATTAGATAGATATGGATCGAGTAAATATACCTATTATGTTGGGGATGTGAATGGTAAATTTGATAGTCATCAAACTTATGATAGcgaaaataatgaatatccAAATGGAAATAGTGATGGAAGTTCTTCGGTTGTAACATGGGGTGTTTTTCCCAACAgtgaaattattcaaagTACAATTATTGAAGAGGAATCATTTAAGGCGTGGAGGGATGAAGCATTTGCAATTTGGCTAGAATGGATTAAACTATTCCCAATTAATTCTCCTACtcgtatttttttgaacaAGTTGCGTAA